The following coding sequences lie in one Heteronotia binoei isolate CCM8104 ecotype False Entrance Well chromosome 6, APGP_CSIRO_Hbin_v1, whole genome shotgun sequence genomic window:
- the P2RY12 gene encoding P2Y purinoceptor 12: MKPEYDPPGNISNCSSDNKINQVLFPLLYTFIFFVGIIMNGLAMGVFFQISSKSNFIVFLKNTVISDILMILTFPFKILSDARLVSWELRGFVCKVSQVIFYFTMYISIIFLGLITIDRYLKTAKPFQSSTTGNVMAAKVLSILIWIFMFSLSLPNMILTNKEPTQETVKKCAYLKSDFGLLWHEIVNYICQFIFWVNFAIIIICYTLITQELYKSYRRTRSMGNANKKTVNVKVFIIIGVFFICFVPFHFARIPYTLSQTRDVFKCSTQNTLFYIKESTLWLTSLNACLDPFIYFALCKSFRKSLRKTLHKYVIKTRGDQNIETMDDEETPI; this comes from the coding sequence ATGAAACCAGAATATGACCCTCCTGGAAACATCAGCAACTGCAGCAGTGATAACAAAATCAATCAAGTTCTCTTTCCTTTGCTGTacacttttattttctttgtgggAATCATTATGAATGGACTGGCCATGGGAGTGTTCTTCCAGATTTCCAGCAAATCTAATTTTATTGTCTTTCTTAAGAACACAGTAATTTCTGATATCCTCATGATCTTGACATTTCCATTCAAAATTCTCAGTGATGCACGACTGGTATCCTGGGAACTGAGAGGATTTGTTTGCAAAGTATCCCAGGTTATATTTTATTTCACCATGTACATCAGCATTATTTTCCTGGGCCTTATAACTATTGATCGCTACTTGAAAACAGCCAAACCTTTCCAATCATCCACCACTGGCAATGTAATGGCTGCCAAGGTTCTTTCCATACTTATATGGATATTTATGTTCTCTCTGTCACTTCCAAACATGATTCTGACAAATAAGGAACCAACACAGGAGACAGTGAAAAAATGTGCTTATTTGAAATCTGATTTCGGGTTACTATGGCACGAAATTGTTAACTATATTTGCCAGTTTATCTTCTGGGTTAACTTTGCCATCATAATCATATGCTATACACTTATAACACAAGAACTGTATAAATCCTACAGAAGAACAAGAAGTATGGGAAATGCAAACAAGAAGACTGTGAATGTCAAAGTTTTCATCATCATTGGTGTGTTTTTTATTTGCTTTGTGCCTTTCCATTTTGCCAGAATTCCTTACACCTTGAGCCAAACAAGAGATGTTTTCAAATGTTCCACTCAGAACACATTGTTTTATATAAAAGAGAGCACTTTATGGCTGACTTCGCTGAATGCCTGTCTAGATCCATTTATATACTTTGCCCTCTGTAAATCCTTTAGAAAATCACTTCGAAAGACACTGCATAAGTATGTGATTAAAACAAGGGGGGATCAGAACATAGAAACAATGGATGATGAGGAAACTCCAATATAG